CTGCCCAGCCCGCCCAGCACGCAGACCACGAAGGCCTTGCCGAGGTAGGGCGTGGCCGACAGCGGCGAGATCGGGAAGATCAGCGCGAGCAGCACGCCGGCGCAACCCGCCATCGCCGCGCCCAGCCCGAATGCGGCGGCATAGGTCGACTTCACCTGCACCCCCATCAGCGTGGCCGCATCGCGGTCGAGCCGCACCGCGATGATCGCGCGGCCGACCTTCGACTTCCGCAGGATCACGTACAGCGCCCCGGTGAGCACCAGCGCGAAGCCCATCGCGACCAGCCGGTCGATCGGAACCACGATGTCGCCCAGCGCCACGGTGCCGAGCGGCGGCTCGAGGATCAGGCGACGATAGTCGGCCTTGAAGGCCAGGATCATCGCGTTGTTCAGGATCAGGTCCAGGCCGAAGGTCAGCGTGAGCGTGACCAGCACCGGCGCCGCGATCACCCGGTTCAGCAGGCCTCGCTGCACCGCGTAGCCGATGGCGTAGAACAGCGGCGCCGCGATCGCCAGCGTGAGCCACGGGCTGAGGCCCATGGAGTTGTACGCGCCCCAGGCCAGGTAGGACCCGAGCACGATGAACGAGCCGTGCATCAGGTTGATCACGTTCAGCACGCCCCAGACCAGCGAGAAGCCGGCCGCGATGCAGGCGTACAGGCAACCGAGCACGATCCCGTTGACCAGGATTTGTAGCGTGAACATGGCGATCCGGTGGGCCGATCAGGAGGGCGCGGCGCGGCTCGGGCAGGGCGCGCGCGCTGCCCTGCCTGCGCCGCGCGAGCGGCGAGTCGGTCCAGCGCTTACTTGACGCCCAGCTTGAACTCGCCCTGCTTGATCGCGGGCGGATGGACCACGACCGGCTTGCCGCCCTGGATCTGGAACACCGGCGGCTCGAGCGAGTTGATCTGGCCGGTCGGGCCGAAGCGCACCGGCCCCCAGAAGGTCATCGCGTCCATCGCCGCGAGCTGGTCGCGCACCTTCGCCGGGTCGAGCGTGCCGGCCTTTTCGATCGCCAGCTGGAACAGGACGCCCGCGACCGAGGCCGAGGCCTCGCCGTAGTCCGGATCGGCGTTGTACTTGGCGCGGAAGGCCTTCACGTAGTTCTCGGTCGTGCCGAAGATGTCGACGCCCTTGTACTTGACGGCCGGATGCCACCAGGCCGCGCTGCTGACGTTCTCGGCGCCGGCACCCGTGGCCTCGACGAACTCGCGATACGCCGGACCGGCGATCATCGTGACCACCGGCGCCTCGATCCGCTGGTCGGCCATCTGCTTCTTCAGCAGCACCAGGTCGTTGATGTAGCCGGTGGCGAAGATCCAGTGCGGGCTCACCGACTTGATCTGGGCCAGCGCCGCCGAGTGGTCCATCGTGTTGATCGCGTACTTCTCGAACACGACCACGTTCATGCCCTGCTTCTTCGCCGACTTCTCCATCTCCTGCGCGATGGCCAGCGGGAAGAGGTCGTTGCGCGCGAGGATCGCTACCCGCTTCACGCCCGGCGCCTTCTCGGCCACGATCTGCGACAGCGGGTCGGTCAGGGTCTCGTTGGGCGTGAAGGTGCCGAACAGGTACTTGTAGCCCTGGTTGTAGACCTGGGAAGACGAGGCGGTCGGCGCGATCGTGGGAATGCCGTACTTCTCTGAGACCGTGCTGGCGGCCTTCGCCGCGCCGGAGCCGAAGGGCGAGAACAGGAAGTTGACCTTCTCCTGCGTGATCAGCTTCTCCGCCGCCTGCACCGCGCGCGGCGTGTTCGACTGGTAGTCGGTGTAGACGATCTCGACCTTCATCTTCTTGCCGCCGACGTTGATGCCGCCGGCCGCGTTGACCTTCTCGGCCCACAGGTCGTAGCCCCGCTGCTGCTTCTGCGCCTCGGGAGCGAGCGGGCCGGTGATCGGCAGCGGCGCGCCGACGCGGATGGTTTCCTGCGCCGAGGCCTGCGCGCCGAACAGCGCGGGAGCGAGCGCGACCGCGGTCGCGGCCGCGATCTTCGCCAGGGGACGGGTCGTGCGCGTGGAGAGCGGGACAGTGCCAGGCATGCGGACCTCCGGGTCGAGAGATTGGATTCGCGAATTCAGTCTAGCGGCAGCCCCGCTTCCAGAGAATCACCGATTTTCGACCTTAGCCTTCTGATTTCGAGAACGCTTGGCCGATCGACTCGGCGCGCTGGCGCGGGGAGCGGCGCGGCCGGCGCCCTCGGCCATCCTTTGCTTCAGCGAGTCCGCCACGCGCTCGGCCGCCACCGACAGGGTGCGCGAGGCGCTCGCCACCAGCGTGACCCGAGTGCCCCGCAGCAGCGCGTCCTCGAGAGGCACGGCGACCAGCCGGCCGTCGGCCACCTCGGCCCGCACCGAGTCCATCGGCAGGAACGTCACGTAGTCGGTGCGCTCGACCATCCGCCACGCGAAGCTCAGCGTATTGGTCTCGAGCGCCGCGTTCATCGCCAGCCGGCCGGTGGCCCGCACCCGGTCGATCAGCTGCCGGATCCCGAAAGAGCGATCCGGCAACACGATTCGCCAGGCGACCGCGTCGGCGAGGCGGCAGGCCCGCTTGCCGGCGAGCGGGTGATGCGGGGCGACGATCGCGCAGAGCGGCTGGCTCATGGTGGCCAGCTCGAGCAGGTCGCGCCGCGGGGACTGCCCGAACAGGATCCCGATGTCGACCCTGTGTTCGGCAACCGCCTCGGCCACCGCCTGGGAGCCCATCGCCGAAACGGTCAGCGCGAGGCCCGGATGCCCGGCCAGGAAATCCTCGGCGAAGCCGGGCATGAAGCCCGAGAGCAGTCCCTCGACGCACGCGATGTCGACCTGGCCGCGCTCCAGCGCCTCGAATTCGTGGATCTGCCCGCGCAGCTTCTCCAGCCTGGCGCGGGAGTCGTCGGCGTACTGCAGCAGCAGCCTGCCCGCGGGCGTCAGTGTCATCCCGCGCGCCCGCCGCTCGAACAGCGCAACCCCGAGTTCGTGCTCGAGCACCGCGATCTGCCGGCTCAGGGCGCTCTGCGCCACGAAGAGGCGCTCGGCCGCATGACGCAGCGAGCCTTGCAGCGCGACTTCGCGGAAGTACCTTAGACTCGTCGTTTCGATCACCGCTCGCCCTCTTCGATCGCCACGGATGATGCAGCCGCAGGCCCTCAAGTACTTCGCCGAAGTGGCCCGGTCCGGCTCGCTGCGACACGCGTCCGAAGTCTTCGACATAGTACCGAGCGCGATCAGCAGACAGATCGCCCAGCTCGAGCAGCAGCTCGGTGTCGTGCTGTTCGAACGCTCCACTCGCGGCATGGCCCTCACCGAGGCCGGGCGGGTGCTGCTCGAGCACGTCGACGACGCCGACCGCCGGATCGGCGCGCTGCGGCGCCGGCTCGACGACCTCAGCGAGCTTCGGCGCGGCACCATCCGGCTCGCGGTGGTCGAGGCGGTGACCAACGACTTCCTGCCGCGCACGCTCGCGCGCTTCGCCGAGCGCCATCCGGGCATCGAGTTCCACGTCTCGGTCTGCGGCACCGGGGACATCGCGGACCGGCTCGCGTCGAACGCCGCCGAAGTGGCGCTCGCCTTCAACTCACCTTCGCGCGACGACCTTCTTCTGCGCGCGCGGATTCCCCAGCCCCTGCAGCTGGTGTGCGCGCCCGGCCATCCGCTGCTGGCGCACGGCTCGCTGTCGATGAGGCAGCTCGACGGCGTCGCGGCCGCCCTGCCCGATCGCAGCTTCGGCATCCGGCGCCTGATCGAGCAGGCCGAGGCGTCGGCGCGCGTGCGCCTGCGGGTTGCCCTGGAAAGCGACTCGCTGCAGCTGATCAAGAACGTGGTGGCGAGCACCGAGCTGGTCTCCTTCATGCCGCCGATGACCTTCACCCGGGAACTGGCGACGGGCTCCCTCGCGGCGATCGACCTCCAGGGGCCGGTGTTCGCGAAGGCCTCGATCGACGTGCTCACCGCGCGCGGCCACGAGATCTCGCACGCGGCGCGCCGCTTCCTCGACTTCCTGGTGCGCGCGGCCCGCAAGACACGCTGAGCCCCGGCCGCGCTGCCGCGGGGCCGCGCGCCGAGCGCGCCGTTCTCCGCGGCGTTCTCATTCCAGCAACGCGCCGTTGCCGCCCCGTGCCTTTTCCTGCCGCGGCGAGGGGCGTCAAATGGCGGTTTTCGCACCATTCCGGAGCACCCGAATTGCAGACCGAAGCGATCCTCTCCCCCTACGATGGCTCCAAGGTCGGCGACATGCCGGTCTGCTCGGCCGAGGACATCGAGCGTTCGATCGGCCGCGCGCAGGCCGCCTACCAGGTCATGCGCAAGCTGCCGCGCTTCGCCCGCGCCGACATCCTCGCCCGGGCCGCCGAGATCCTGCGCAGGCGCCGCGAGGAGTTCGCGCGCCTGATCGCGGCCGAGGCCGGCAAGCCGCTGTACGACGCGCGCGGCGAGGTCTCCCGCGCCACCTTCAACCTGTCGAACGCGGCCGCCGAGGCCCGGCGCTTCGGCGGCGAGGAAGTGCCGCTCGACATGGACGCCGGCGTGTTCGAGTACCAGACGACCGACAGCGAGGGCCGCGCGGTCTCGCTGGACAAGCTCGACCTGGAGGCGCTGGCGAAGATCCGCCGGCGCGTGGGCATCGCGCGCCGCTACCCGATCGGCGTGGTGCTGGCGATCGCGCCGTTCAACTTCCCGCTGAACCTGGTGCTGCACAAGGTGGCGCCGGCGCTGGCCGTGGGCAACAGCGTCGTGCTCAAGCCCGCGCCGCAGACGCCGCTCACCTCGCGCCTGCTGCAGGAGGTGCTGGCCGAGGCCGGGCTGCCCGACGGCGCGCTCGAGGTCTGCCACTGCCCGGTGCCGCTCGCCGAGGCCATGGTCCGGGACGAGCGCTTCGCGATGGTCAGCTTCACCGGCAGCGCGAAGGTCGGCTGGCACATCAAGGACATCGCGGGCCGGAAGAAGGTCGCGCTGGAGCTGGGCGGCAACGGCGCGGTGATCGTGGCCGAAGACGCCGACCTCGACTACGCGGCGGCGCGCTGCGTGCGCGGCGGGGTCGTGTACGGCGGGCAGTACTGCATCGGCGTGCAGCGAATCCTCGTGCAGCGCAGCGTCGCGGCCCGCTTCACCGAGTTGCTGGTCGAGAAGGTCAAGGCCTGCAAGGTCGGCAACCCGATGGAGGAAGGCGTCGACGTCGGGCCGGTGATCGACGAGAACGCCGCGATCCGCATCCAGTCCTGGGTCGACGAAGCCGTTTCGCAGGGCGCCCGGCTGCTGTGCGGCGGCAAGCGCGAGCGCGCAGTCGTCCTGCCCACCGTGCTGACCGACACCCGGCCCGGCATGAAGGTCGAGGACGACGAGATCTTCGGGCCGGTGCTGACGGTGAACGCCTACGACACCTTCGACGAGGCGGTGCAGCGCGCCGCCGACTCGCGCTACGGCCTGCAGGGCGGGCTGTTCACCCAGGACCTGCGCCGCGCGTTCCGCGCGATCGAGGACTGGGAGGTCGGCGGCCTGATGATCAACGACGTGCCGATCTACCGGATCGACAACATGCCGTTCGGCGGCTGGAAGGAGTCGGGCTTCGGCCGCGAAGGCACCCGGTACGCGATGGAAGAGATGAGCGACATCCGGCACCTGGTGGTCAACTATGCCTGAGGCCGGCCCGCGCGCCGGCCGCTCGCCCGCCGCTGCCGCAGGCGGCGGGTCGGCGGCGCCGCTGGCCGTCGGCATCGCCGGCCTCGGCAACATCGGGCTCGACGTCGCGCGCTGGCTGGTCGGCGCCGCGCCGCCGGGGCTGCGGCTGGCCGCCGCGGGCGGCCGCGACCCCGCAGCCGTCGCGGACCGACTGGCCGCACTCGGCAGCGATGCGCGCGCGGTCGCGCTGCCCGAACTGATCGATCACTGCGACGTGCTGGTCGACTGCCTCGCGCCCGAGGCCTCGGCCGAGCTGCTCGACGCCTGCGTGGAGAGCGGCAAGACGCTGGTGCCGGTCAGCGTCTGCGTGCTGCTGCTGAACCCCGGGCTGCTCGAGCGGGCGCGCCGGTCGGGCACCCGCGTGATCGTGCCCTCCGGCGCAGTGGCCGGGCTCGACGCGCTGCGCGCCGCCGCGATCGGCGAGCTGCGCGCGGTGCGGGTCAAGACCAGCAAGCCCCCGGCGGGACTCGACGGCAAGGCGGCCGACGCACCGCAGCAGCTGTTCGCCGGCGACGCGCTCGAGGCCTGCCGCGCCTGGCCGCGCAACGTGAACATCGCGGCCACGCTTGCGCTGGCCGGGCTGGGCGGCGAGCGCACCGAGGTGCAGATCTGGAGCGACCCGGCGCTCGCGCGCAACGTTCACGAGATCGAGATCGACAGCGACGCCACCTCGATCCGGATGCGGATCGAGAACCGGCCGAGCGCGGCCAATCCGCGAAGCAGCGCGCTGACCGCGCAGAGCGTGTGC
This genomic window from Zeimonas sediminis contains:
- a CDS encoding LysR family transcriptional regulator, translating into MMQPQALKYFAEVARSGSLRHASEVFDIVPSAISRQIAQLEQQLGVVLFERSTRGMALTEAGRVLLEHVDDADRRIGALRRRLDDLSELRRGTIRLAVVEAVTNDFLPRTLARFAERHPGIEFHVSVCGTGDIADRLASNAAEVALAFNSPSRDDLLLRARIPQPLQLVCAPGHPLLAHGSLSMRQLDGVAAALPDRSFGIRRLIEQAEASARVRLRVALESDSLQLIKNVVASTELVSFMPPMTFTRELATGSLAAIDLQGPVFAKASIDVLTARGHEISHAARRFLDFLVRAARKTR
- a CDS encoding branched-chain amino acid ABC transporter permease — its product is MFTLQILVNGIVLGCLYACIAAGFSLVWGVLNVINLMHGSFIVLGSYLAWGAYNSMGLSPWLTLAIAAPLFYAIGYAVQRGLLNRVIAAPVLVTLTLTFGLDLILNNAMILAFKADYRRLILEPPLGTVALGDIVVPIDRLVAMGFALVLTGALYVILRKSKVGRAIIAVRLDRDAATLMGVQVKSTYAAAFGLGAAMAGCAGVLLALIFPISPLSATPYLGKAFVVCVLGGLGSVPGAVVGGLVLGLVESFGAMAFGPEHAVTLSFALLILFLIFRPQGLLGKRGFE
- a CDS encoding amino acid ABC transporter substrate-binding protein — its product is MPGTVPLSTRTTRPLAKIAAATAVALAPALFGAQASAQETIRVGAPLPITGPLAPEAQKQQRGYDLWAEKVNAAGGINVGGKKMKVEIVYTDYQSNTPRAVQAAEKLITQEKVNFLFSPFGSGAAKAASTVSEKYGIPTIAPTASSSQVYNQGYKYLFGTFTPNETLTDPLSQIVAEKAPGVKRVAILARNDLFPLAIAQEMEKSAKKQGMNVVVFEKYAINTMDHSAALAQIKSVSPHWIFATGYINDLVLLKKQMADQRIEAPVVTMIAGPAYREFVEATGAGAENVSSAAWWHPAVKYKGVDIFGTTENYVKAFRAKYNADPDYGEASASVAGVLFQLAIEKAGTLDPAKVRDQLAAMDAMTFWGPVRFGPTGQINSLEPPVFQIQGGKPVVVHPPAIKQGEFKLGVK
- a CDS encoding aldehyde dehydrogenase family protein; translation: MQTEAILSPYDGSKVGDMPVCSAEDIERSIGRAQAAYQVMRKLPRFARADILARAAEILRRRREEFARLIAAEAGKPLYDARGEVSRATFNLSNAAAEARRFGGEEVPLDMDAGVFEYQTTDSEGRAVSLDKLDLEALAKIRRRVGIARRYPIGVVLAIAPFNFPLNLVLHKVAPALAVGNSVVLKPAPQTPLTSRLLQEVLAEAGLPDGALEVCHCPVPLAEAMVRDERFAMVSFTGSAKVGWHIKDIAGRKKVALELGGNGAVIVAEDADLDYAAARCVRGGVVYGGQYCIGVQRILVQRSVAARFTELLVEKVKACKVGNPMEEGVDVGPVIDENAAIRIQSWVDEAVSQGARLLCGGKRERAVVLPTVLTDTRPGMKVEDDEIFGPVLTVNAYDTFDEAVQRAADSRYGLQGGLFTQDLRRAFRAIEDWEVGGLMINDVPIYRIDNMPFGGWKESGFGREGTRYAMEEMSDIRHLVVNYA
- a CDS encoding LysR family transcriptional regulator; this translates as MIETTSLRYFREVALQGSLRHAAERLFVAQSALSRQIAVLEHELGVALFERRARGMTLTPAGRLLLQYADDSRARLEKLRGQIHEFEALERGQVDIACVEGLLSGFMPGFAEDFLAGHPGLALTVSAMGSQAVAEAVAEHRVDIGILFGQSPRRDLLELATMSQPLCAIVAPHHPLAGKRACRLADAVAWRIVLPDRSFGIRQLIDRVRATGRLAMNAALETNTLSFAWRMVERTDYVTFLPMDSVRAEVADGRLVAVPLEDALLRGTRVTLVASASRTLSVAAERVADSLKQRMAEGAGRAAPRASAPSRSAKRSRNQKAKVENR
- a CDS encoding aspartate dehydrogenase domain-containing protein; translated protein: MPEAGPRAGRSPAAAAGGGSAAPLAVGIAGLGNIGLDVARWLVGAAPPGLRLAAAGGRDPAAVADRLAALGSDARAVALPELIDHCDVLVDCLAPEASAELLDACVESGKTLVPVSVCVLLLNPGLLERARRSGTRVIVPSGAVAGLDALRAAAIGELRAVRVKTSKPPAGLDGKAADAPQQLFAGDALEACRAWPRNVNIAATLALAGLGGERTEVQIWSDPALARNVHEIEIDSDATSIRMRIENRPSAANPRSSALTAQSVCEALRGLVEPVRVGT